Within the Amaranthus tricolor cultivar Red isolate AtriRed21 chromosome 15, ASM2621246v1, whole genome shotgun sequence genome, the region ACACTTTTATTTCCATTAGCCAAACTTCCCGCTATCTCTTAATTACAAAGCAATAAACTAATCCTACTTCATTATCCaaaagaaatacttaacaaCACTAGAAGCACTAGCAACCAACTCCAAGCAATATCAAAGATAGAACCAGTATGCAAACACAAAACTTCCTTGAGCTAACTACAAAAACATGATTAATCAAATACAATGATGTGTAACCTTCACCCACGAATATCTGTAAGCGACTCGACTTTTGATCCCGAGTGCAATTGATCATTCATAACTCAAACATCATATTCACTAAACATGACTAAACCATTTGGCCTATTCCCCATCAAGCAAATTAGTTCTTCAATTTATTGGTAAACAAACATTAATTTCTTACCAATGTCTAAGTCTCATACTCCAAAGTCGAAACACCCAATATGTCTATTCTACAAATCTTCTCTAACTCATTGAAAACAAGTATATATAATCcaaaaacaaattattaaaagaaaCAGTTATAATATCAAAAGGTAAAAGTTCAACCACATGCTAGCAATTGcataaagataccattttctttcttagcctaagataaaacaaaaatccaattcaattttcaatttttttcctcaataaacaactaaaattgCAATTCCCCATTTACATTCAGTATCTTTAGAATACCCATTCGAAACCCACCTCATATATTCTAAAGAAACCCgacccaaaacaaaaaaaaaatgtaaaatcaaGATCCAATTTCATTACATCATCcaagaaaaatcaaaacatttACTGAAAGAAAAGGGGAGCAAAAGAGGGCTTACAAAGAAATGGGTAAGATGAACAAAGGTCCAAGCCATGCCAGAAGAACAACCGAAAAGACTGAGAAAAAGAAGCCAAGTAAAGAAGACGATGAAAATATAGGTAGTCCAAACTCCAGGATACGTAACCCATTCTGTATTCTTATTCACATCTGGTGCTTCTGCTGTTACATACATCAATTTCTTCtccattttttctctttttgatTCTTCTTGAATCTAATCCGATTTTAATTGGATAGTTTTAGATTATCTATTCAAATTGTAAAATGCGTATGATTTTAGATTATCTATTCAAATTGTAAAATGCGTAtgtcaattttgattttattgttgatttttagGTCTAGATTGTGATTTTTGTTTGGATagacaaaaaagaaaaactcgGCTTAGAAGACTGAGCTGAATATGTTGAAATAGGAATAATAatgggtttttttttatattttattcttttttcttttgggtCGAGTGTTCTCTTGGAATTAAATACGAAGTACTAGTAAAATGGCAGACAAGATATAATATGGATTTTTTTCGattgtttttgtaattttagAGAAATGGGTTAGTTATCAATTAAAACAAAggaaattccacatgatagTATTTAGTTTTCATGAAAATGAAATGCCATGGTAGtactttttaagaaaatttcacatggtagcatccagtttatgcacaaactaattgtcgttaagttcttgttaaattccgtttaatttatcattttgtaagttttttccacatggtagcatccagtttttgtttaattcataattttaactttaaattcaccaatttaatgtCTAATTCAACGTTTAATTCATTAACGCCCAcaaatattgtaataattttgttttcattcaaattgttggcattataaagttcaaaggTAAGTAGCCAAACGctaatacatatttacttaattagcactaatacatattatCAAAGTTCAAAGTTGCAACGCACTAAATCAAAAGGTGCCttccaagcactaatacatatttacttaataagcatgatctaGAACTAAGAGTGGGGTCTTAGAACATCGGTACTCTAGAAGTCAAGTCATTGGAGTTGATAAATGAGCTTTCTAAATACAGGATTCATGTAGCATGTGTTCAAGAGACTAGGTGAAAGGGGCAAAAAGTAAAAGGTATAAAGGGTTATAAGTTGTGGTATGCAAGTTTGGACGGCAGACGTAACGGGGTTGGCATCTTAGTATCGAATGATATCCTAAAGCAAGTGGTTGAAGTAAGGAGGTGTAGTGACAGGATCATGCTAGTTAGGATAGTAGTGGGGGAAGAGAGTATATCCATCGTCAGTGCGTACGGGCCCCAAGTCGGGCTTGATGAGCAGGTGAAGTGCGAGTTTTGGGAGAACCTAGGAGACCTCATGAGAACTATCCCGGTTGATGAGAAAGTTTCTATAGGAGGAGATTTTAACGGACACATAGGCAGAGATGCAAGCATCTTTAACTCGGTACATTGAGGGTTTGGTTTGGGGTAAGGAATGGGAGTGGGGAGAATTTACTGGACTTTGTGCTAGCAAAAGATTTTGTCATCGCAAACTCGATCTTTAGAAAAAAGAACGAGCATTTAACCACTAATAAGAGCGGCGGGCATGCAACCCAAGTTGACTATTTCTTTCTGCGCAGGGGAGACCGAGCCTCATGCTTGGATTGTAAGGTGGTGTTGGGTACTGAGATGCCCACCCAACACAGGCTTTTAGTACTGGTTTTttggatgaggaagaatatcgCTGAA harbors:
- the LOC130801742 gene encoding uncharacterized protein LOC130801742 produces the protein MLVRIVVGEESISIVSAYGPQVGLDEQVKCEFWENLGDLMRTIPVDEKVSIGGDFNGHIGRDASIFNSVVLGTEMPTQHRLLVLVFWMRKNIAEKKVKSKGKIMWGRLKGDMVTTLSSKISLLGFPSQSEDAN